A single Candidatus Hydrogenedentota bacterium DNA region contains:
- a CDS encoding ATP-dependent Clp protease proteolytic subunit produces the protein MPDPLHVHAQVAALGGLNPVSPQNVTIYQQTSRGERAYDIYSRLLEDRIIFLGMPIDDYVANYVIAQLLFLESEDPDKDVSIYVNSPGGSVTAGLAIYDTMQFIKPDISTICLGQAASMAAVLMAAGTKGKRFALPYSRFLLHQLMGGVQGQASDIDIQAREIIRIGEMIDEILVKHTGQPPERIHQDSDRDFFMGAEEAREYGLIDEILSR, from the coding sequence ATGCCTGATCCCCTGCACGTTCACGCACAGGTTGCCGCGCTGGGCGGTCTGAACCCCGTCAGCCCCCAGAATGTGACGATCTACCAGCAGACCAGCCGCGGCGAGCGCGCGTACGACATTTACTCGCGCCTGCTTGAAGATCGCATTATCTTCCTGGGCATGCCGATCGACGACTACGTGGCGAATTACGTGATCGCGCAGTTGCTCTTCCTCGAATCCGAGGATCCGGACAAGGACGTGAGCATCTACGTGAATTCGCCGGGCGGCAGCGTTACCGCGGGTCTGGCGATTTACGACACGATGCAGTTCATCAAGCCGGACATCAGCACGATTTGCCTGGGCCAGGCCGCCAGCATGGCGGCGGTGTTGATGGCGGCGGGCACGAAGGGAAAGCGTTTCGCGCTGCCCTATTCCCGCTTCCTGCTGCACCAGCTCATGGGCGGCGTGCAGGGGCAGGCGTCCGATATCGACATTCAGGCCCGGGAAATCATCCGGATCGGCGAGATGATCGATGAGATTCTGGTGAAGCACACGGGCCAGCCGCCGGAGCGAATTCATCAGGACAGCGATCGTGATTTCTTCATGGGCGCTGAAGAGGCCCGGGAATACGGGTTGATTGACGAAATTTTGTCACGGTAG
- the tig gene encoding trigger factor — protein MSEKDVQESAVATKEPDSNEFEFAEDPTFDLDYKGDCAYEVKVSIPAANTLKQAGEMFEELQEEAELPGFRRGKAPRKLVERKFGKAVRGEAVEKLVSAAFRKLVKTEDLRPIDFPDIEGLESVHEQPVDAPLDFTLKFEVAPRVTLGDYKGITVERPVLKIDSKSVDEALETYRERQAAYETVEKGKAQDGDQVIISFAGRINGELFDGGSAENYPYVLGSGRFFKEFEEALQGAASGSEVTCDVPFPEDYSSVDLAGKTAQFTITINEIKRKTLPEVNEDLAKAAGFDSLAAMRERVESELQAGADAQSREIAERRAIQAIVEKSTFELPQSLVKSTAAEYYKQELRRLISLRVPPAELDKREPEIRQEAEAHAIREIKGYVVIGEIGRAENITVGEADFEAEANAIVERTGMDIEIAQRFLSQDEKRSDYEDRIYRKKALAAVMDNAKIKDKKVTREELEKFEEEADA, from the coding sequence ATGAGCGAAAAAGACGTGCAAGAATCGGCGGTTGCGACAAAGGAACCGGACTCCAACGAATTCGAGTTCGCCGAAGACCCCACCTTCGACCTGGATTACAAGGGCGATTGTGCGTATGAGGTGAAGGTGAGCATTCCCGCGGCCAATACGCTCAAGCAGGCCGGCGAGATGTTCGAGGAGCTTCAGGAAGAGGCGGAGCTGCCGGGTTTCCGGCGCGGCAAGGCCCCCCGCAAGCTGGTCGAGCGGAAGTTTGGCAAGGCGGTGCGCGGCGAGGCGGTTGAGAAGCTGGTGAGCGCGGCGTTCCGGAAGCTGGTCAAGACCGAAGACCTGCGGCCGATCGACTTCCCCGATATCGAGGGGCTGGAGAGCGTGCACGAGCAGCCGGTCGACGCGCCGCTCGATTTCACGCTGAAGTTTGAAGTGGCCCCGCGCGTTACGCTGGGCGACTACAAGGGGATCACGGTCGAGCGCCCCGTGCTGAAGATTGACAGCAAGTCCGTGGACGAGGCGCTTGAGACGTACCGCGAGCGCCAGGCGGCCTACGAGACGGTGGAGAAGGGGAAGGCGCAGGACGGCGACCAGGTCATCATCAGCTTCGCGGGCCGGATCAACGGCGAGCTTTTCGACGGCGGATCGGCGGAGAACTACCCGTATGTTCTGGGTTCCGGCCGCTTTTTCAAGGAATTCGAAGAGGCGCTTCAGGGGGCGGCCAGCGGCAGCGAAGTAACCTGCGACGTGCCGTTCCCCGAGGATTACTCCAGCGTGGACCTGGCCGGCAAGACGGCGCAGTTCACGATTACCATTAACGAAATCAAGCGCAAGACGCTTCCCGAGGTGAACGAAGACCTCGCCAAGGCGGCCGGTTTTGATTCGCTGGCCGCGATGCGGGAGCGGGTTGAATCCGAGCTTCAAGCCGGCGCGGACGCCCAGAGCCGGGAGATTGCGGAGCGGCGGGCGATCCAGGCCATCGTCGAAAAGAGCACCTTCGAGTTGCCCCAGTCGCTGGTGAAGTCGACGGCGGCCGAGTACTACAAGCAGGAACTGCGGCGGCTTATATCGCTGCGCGTTCCCCCGGCGGAGCTGGACAAGCGCGAGCCGGAAATCCGCCAGGAAGCCGAAGCGCACGCGATCCGCGAGATCAAGGGCTACGTGGTCATCGGTGAAATCGGGCGTGCCGAGAATATCACGGTGGGCGAGGCCGACTTCGAAGCGGAGGCCAACGCGATCGTGGAGCGGACGGGGATGGATATCGAAATCGCGCAGCGCTTCCTGAGCCAGGACGAAAAGCGCAGCGATTACGAGGATCGCATCTACCGGAAGAAGGCGCTGGCCGCCGTGATGGACAACGCCAAGATCAAGGACAAGAAAGTTACCCGCGAGGAACTGGAGAAGTTCGAGGAAGAGGCCGATGCCTGA